One genomic window of Gossypium hirsutum isolate 1008001.06 chromosome D11, Gossypium_hirsutum_v2.1, whole genome shotgun sequence includes the following:
- the LOC107912493 gene encoding auxilin-related protein 2 — protein sequence MDDLPGLFAKDFGIKPQGKAAPMAPPRNASSGPNYGYRSDFTRSSSANVKSSSNSIFDEQDRDGGLVFDNVYGGPPKYSSESRATTAQTSSFDYDSFFKDPKPPVYDKPVYDDDIFDGLPGIKSSSTTSAAKYDDVFSISGSPPRPKNKSPNNSPFDDLLGNLGGKEPEMKVKSERVKPEKDAPLFDDLLSGFGRSSSPTPARSTSDAGQSQNPPSNSSKTGSNLMEDPFVILGSTSGPADASSGLFTDPSEVISKPNGSGKSRVESSSGSGGVFDDIDPLDGIGKYVPPMSSEVNKRGKDRSPLRTASGPQSAASKEPNDEDLGSYTKKKMPSMEDFPGYHEPVFDMPSMSTNFHSSVGRATSPPAYSNVGSNDTSSQVNSTPRSENFDTFDDVWLTVSEIPLFTQPTSAPPPSRPPPPRPPRVSKPMQGSFSSTNAKKVNEFSSFPNSTQYSHNSQSAYAAASSSVTSQIDELEDFAMGKAQNNFERAEGFPGDDFETSSAAAASAAAMKEAMDRAEAKFRHAKEMRERENLKAARNKEAGHMDRDERAMQDALNREVREKKERLERERQQREREEEEREQRRREVEREREEKEREQRRLEKERERIRQMERERERARQAVERATREARERAAAEARARAERAAVEKAATEARERAERAAVQRAQAEARERAAAEARERAERAAAEARERTAATKAEAEARLRAERAAAERAAAEARERAAASARASQQKNDDDLESFFMGSRASSAPRPRANSSDPLFDGQNKGGPEVSSSMRKASSAANIVDDLSSIFGAAASSSGVFQEVDGETEERRRARLERHQRTQERAAKALAEKNQRDLQVQREQAERHRIAETLDAEIKRWAAGKEGNLRALLSTLQYVLWPECGWQPVSLTDLITAAAVKKVYRKATLCIHPDKVQQKGANLQQKYVAEKVFDLLKEAWNKFNSEELF from the exons ATGGATGATTTACCAGGTTTATTTGCGAAAGATTTTGGGATCAAACCCCAAGGTAAAGCAGCCCCTATGGCACCTCCGCGAAACGCTTCTTCGGGTCCGAATTACGGGTACCGTTCTGATTTTACCCGATCTTCATCCGCCAACGTTAAATCGTCATCCAATTCCATTTTCGATGAACAAGATCGCGACGGCGGACTTGTGTTTGACAACGTCTACGGTGGACCCCCGAAGTACTCATCCGAGTCTCGAGCCACAACCGCGCAAACCTCGTCTTTCGATTATGATTCCTTTTTTAAGGACCCGAAGCCGCCGGTTTATGACAAGCCTGTTTACGATGACGATATTTTCGATGGATTGCCTGGGATCAAGAGCTCTTCGACGACATCGGCCGCTAAGTACGATGACGTATTCTCGATCTCGGGGTCTCCGCCTCGTCCCAAGAATAAGTCGCCAAACAACTCTCCGTTTGATGACCTGCTTGGGAATCTTGGGGGGAAAGAACCGGAGATGAAGGTTAAGAGTGAGAGAGTGAAACCGGAGAAAGATGCGCCTCTGTTTGATGATTTGCTTTCTGGTTTTGGCCGGAGTAGCTCTCCTACACCCGCGAG ATCAACTTCAGATGCTGGTCAGTCCCAGAATCCACCTTCAAATTCAAGTAAGACTGGGTCCAATTTGATGGAAGACCCTTTTGTTATCTTAGGATCAACATCAGGCCCTGCAGATGCATCCTCAGGGTTGTTTACGGACCCCTCAGAAGTAATAAGTAAACCTAACGGGTCTGGGAAGTCAAGAGTGGAGAGTTCATCTGGTAGTGGGGGAGTGTTTGATGATATAGATCCTCTTGATGGTATTGGAAAATATGTACCTCCTATGTCATCCGAGGTCAATAAGAGGGGGAAGGATAGGAGCCCTTTAAGAACTGCAAGTGGACCACAATCTGCTGCTAGTAAAGAGCCAAACGATGAAGATTTGGGGAGCTATACAAAGAAGAAGATGCCTTCTATGGAGGATTTTCCAGGATATCATGAACCTGTGTTTGACATGCCCAGTATGTCAACTAATTTTCATAGCTCTGTTGGTCGAGCTACTAGCCCTCCTGCTTACTCGAATGTTGGTTCTAATGATACTAGTTCCCAGGTAAATTCAACTCCAAGATCTGAGAACTTCGACACATTTGATGATGTGTGGCTCACTGTATCAGAGATTCCCCTCTTTACACAACCTACTAGCGCCCCACCCCCTTCAAGACCACCACCTCCAAGGCCACCACGGGTTTCAAAGCCAATGCAAGGCTCATTTTCTTCCACTAATGCAAAAAAGGTCAATGAGTTTTCTTCTTTCCCAAATTCAACTCAGTACTCACACAACTCTCAATCAGCTTATGCTGCAGCAAGTAGCTCTGTTACCTCTCAAATTGATGAACTTGAAGATTTTGCAATGGGTAAGGCCCAGAATAACTTTGAACGGGCTGAAGGTTTTCCCGGTGATGATTTTGAGACCAGTTCTGCTGCTGCTGCTTCTGCTGCAGCCATGAAAGAGGCAATGGATAGGGCTGAGGCAAAATTTAGGCATGCTAAGGAAATGAGGGAGAGAGAGAATCTGAAGGCTGCTAGAAATAAAGAAGCTGGTCATATGGATAGAGATGAGAGAGCTATGCAAGATGCTTTGAATAGAGAAGttagagaaaagaaagagaggcTGGAGCGTGAGAGGCAACAAagggaaagagaagaggaagagAGAGAGCAAAGGAGGCGTGAAGTAGAGAGGGAAAGGGAGGAGAAGGAGAGAGAACAAAGAAGGCTTGAGAAAGAGAGGGAGCGAATTAGGCAGATGGAGAGGGAAAGGGAAAGGGCCAGACAAGCTGTTGAAAGGGCTACTAGAGAAGCACGGGAAAGAGCAGCTGCTGAAGCTCGTGCAAGAGCTGAAAGGGCAGCTGTTGAAAAGGCAGCCACTGAAGCCCGAGAACGTGCGGAAAGGGCTGCAGTGCAGAGAGCACAAGCTGAAGCCCGCGAAAGGGCAGCAGCTGAGGCAAGAGAAAGAGCAGAACGAGCTGCTGCAGAAGCAAGAGAGAGGACTGCTGCAACAAAAGCTGAAGCTGAAGCAAGACTTAGAGCTGAAAGAGCTGCTGCCGAGAGGGCTGCTGCTGAGGCTCGAGAAAGAGCAGCTGCTTCTGCAAGGGCGAGCCAGCAAAAGAACGACGATGATCTTGAATCCTTCTTTATGGGTTCTCGAGCAAGCAGTGCACCAAGGCCAAGAGCTAACTCATCA GATCCCCTGTTTGATGGACAAAACAAGGGAGGGCCTGAAGTATCGTCTAGCATGAGGAAAGCTTCTTCAGCTGCAAACATTGTTGATGACCTCAGTTCTATTTTTGGAG CTGCTGCATCTTCGTCTGGAGTGTTCCAAGAGGTTGATGGTGAAACTGAAGAAAGGAGAAGAGCCAGGTTGGAACGCCACCAAAGAACTCAGGAGCGTGCG GCGAAAGCATTGGCTGAGAAAAATCAGCGTGACCTTCAAGTTCAAAGGGAACAAGCTGAGAGACAT AGAATTGCTGAAACACTAGATGCTGAAATCAAAAGATGGGCTGCTGGGAAAGAGGGAAATTTGCGTGCTCTGCTGTCAACACTGCAATAT GTTCTTTGGCCTGAATGTGGCTGGCAGCCTGTTTCTTTGACGGATTTAATCACAGCTGCTGCAGTTAAAAAGGTTTACAGAAAGGCAACTCTTTGCATCCATCCTGATAAAGTCCAGCAAAAAGGTGCCAATCTTCAGCAGAAATATGTTGCAGAGAAGGTGTTTGACTTGCTTAAG GAAGCATGGAACAAGTTCAATTCAGAGGAGCTTTTCTGA
- the LOC107912490 gene encoding homeobox-DDT domain protein RLT3 isoform X1 yields MKRKSQFQLIELEYIYKDNKYPTQKEIEGYAASLGLTLKQVQQWFASKRKRDKGTILPIHSMTSLSASTKRNAAAISVARKNQKSASSVGANGFGKKKKKMLLPQDFLSPQYILSKVFRKDGPPLGVEFDSLPSQTFHCKGSKESHPADEECQRAAAKKRKVFELTSIDHQNNSNESASVKKHGMGKGLMTVWRVVNPEGGDIPTGIDISNRQIVAPSQTSPVVRRQPPQNKRRQPLVSQMKQRSLEKKLQEKKRASIKRREVQSNKNDNQRQPRNEKCELALDGTISNERLDQLAMLVDDEELELRELQAGPNPLTCADHLGTSGLLGCSLCKDLLAKFPPDSVKMKQPFSMQPWDSSPETVKKLFKVFHFLYTYSVTLDTCSFTLDEFAQAFHDKDSLLLGKIHVALLKLLLSDVEVELSGAVLPHFSLSCKFLALLHSVENQEFVVEVWKTSLNPLTWTEILRQVLVAAGFGSKQGLLRREALNKEMSLMVRFGLRPGSLKSELFKILSERGNNGLKVSDLALSLPVTELNLTSTTEELEELICSTLSSDITLFEKISPSAYRLRCSSVAKDSNNCHSDTEDSGSVDDDSDDSSDDSDHDPGNYYQRKFKHNNHHKGRNNMLTVHAEIDESHPGEVWLLGLMEGEYSDLSIEEKLNALVALIDLLSDGSSIRMENPGKAIVEYVPSIPHYGSGAKIKRSSSNRQNFPRPSWVYGGQRNGVQVSHTSSDSRPVDSSAITKSFEKERCSSSGQDAKQTEVGVYIHPMQSIFLGSDRRYNRYWLFLGPCNAYDPGHRRIYFESSEDGHWEVIDTEEALRALLAVLDDRGKREALLIESLEKRGTSLRQEMSSRHLHDAEIRHTPSYSPEMDAVREDSCSPVSDVDNLSLTVAMNASLTSCGAIVLHAGKKGAEQNRMWRRLQEFDVWIWDCFYLNLNAVKHNKRSYLDSLTRCESCHDLYWRDEKHCRICHTTFEIDFDLEERYAIHVATCREKGDNSTFPKFKVLPSQLQSLKAAVHAIESFMPKDALVGAWTKSAHRLWVKRLRRTSSLSELLQVIADFVAAINENWLNQCHIEQGGCTVIEEIIAFFPTMPQTSSALALWLVKLDEFIASYLKKIHSEKELENGTRSDRRAAKE; encoded by the exons ATGAAGAGGAAGTCGCAATTTCAACTTATAGAACTTGAGTACATCTATAAAG ATAATAAATATCCTACGCAGAAGGAGATAGAAGGTTATGCTGCTTCTTTAGGACTAACTCTGAAACAGGTTCAGCAATGGTTTGCCTCTAAGAGGAAAAGGGATAAAGGAACTATATTACCTATCCATTCTATGACAAGCCTCTCTGCTTCTACAAAAAGGAATGCTGCTGCCATTTCTGTTGCTAGAAAGAATCAGAAAAGCGCCTCTTCAGTCGGAGCAAATGGGTTtggcaagaaaaagaagaagatgctTCTTCCTCAGGATTTTTTATCACCACAGTACATTCTAAGCAAGGTATTCCGCAAGGATGGTCCTCCACTTGGTGTGGAATTTGACTCTCTTCCTTCCCAAACTTTCCACTGCAAAG GTTCTAAAGAGTCTCACCCTGCTGATGAAGAGTGCCAAAGAGCAGCAGCCAAAAAGAGAAAG GTTTTTGAGCTTACCAGCATAGACCATCAGAACAATAGTAATGAGAGTGCTTCAGTGAAGAAACACGGTATGGGAAAAGGTTTGATGACAGTTTGGAGGGTTGTGAACCCTGAGGGTGGAGATATTCCGACTGGCATTGATATTTCTAATCGACAAATTGTTGCTCCTTCTCAAACTAGTCCTGTAGTGCGAAGGCAACCGCCTCAGAACAAAAGACGGCAGCCATTAGTATCTCAAATG AAACAGAGAAGTTTGGAAAAGAAGTTACAGGAAAAGAAAAGGGCCTCCATTAAAAGGAGAGAG GTGCAATCTAACAAAAATGACAATCAGAGGCAGCCACGCAATGAAAAATGTGAACTTGCTTTGGATGGAACTATTTCTAATGAACGTCTTGATCAACTTGCAATGTTAGTTGATGATGAAGAATTGGAGTTGAGGGAGTTACAAGCTGGACCAAATCCATTAACATGTGCGGATCATCTTGGTACAAGCGGATTGCTTGGTTGTTCCCTTTGCAAAG ATTTGCTGGCTAAGTTTCCACCAGATTCAGTTAAGATGAAGCAACCATTCAGTATGCAACCCTGGGATTCCTCTCCAGAAACTGTCAAAAAACTGTTTAAG GTTTTCCATTTCTTGTATACCTATTCGGTAACTCTTGACACATGCTCATTTACACTTGATGAGTTTGCTCAAGCATTCCATGATAAG GATTCCTTGTTACTTGGGAAAATTCATGTGGCCCTTCTCAAGCTTCTTTTGTCTGATGTTGAAGTGGAGTTGAGTGGTGCAGTTTTGCCTCATTTTAGCTTGTCTTGCAAGTTCCTTGCTCTACTTCACTCG GTGGAGAACCAAGAATTTGTGGTTGAGGTCTGGAAGACATCCTTGAACCCTCTGACATGGACAGAAATACTGCGCCAAGTTTTAGTTGCAGCTGGCTTTGGTTCGAAACAAGGTCTATTACGCAGGGAAGCCCTTAATAAG GAAATGAGCCTCATGGTGAGATTTGGCCTGCGCCCCGGCAGTTTAAAGAGCGAGCTGTTTAAAATTTTGTCAGAAAGAGGAAATAATGGGCTAAAAGTTTCAGACTTGGCGCTGTCTTTGCCG GTTACTGAATTGAATCTCACTAGCACGACTGAGGAACTCGAAGAATTAATATGTTCAACTCTTTCAAGTGATATTACTTTATTTGAAAAGATATCACCATCTGCATATCGTCTGCGCTGTAGTTCTGTTGCAAAGGACAGCAACAATTGTCATTCTGATACTGAGGATTCTGGAAGTGTTGATGATGACTCTGATGACAGCAGTGATGATTCTGACCATGACCCAGGAAATTACTATCAAAggaaattcaaacataataaccACCATAAAGGTAGAAATAACATGCTGACTGTCCACGCTGAAATTGATGAAAGCCATCCAGGAGAGGTGTGGTTGCTAGGACTTATGGAAGGTGAATATTCTGATTTGAGCATTGAAGAGAAGTTGAATGCATTAGTGGCTTTGATTGATCTTCTTAGCGATGGTTCCAGTATCAGAATGGAG AATCCTGGTAAAGCCATTGTTGAGTATGTTCCCAGCATCCCTCACTATGGTTCTGGAGCCAAAATTAAGAGGTCATCATCAAACCGACAGAACTTTCCTAGGCCATCTTGGGTCTATGGTGGACAAAGGAATGGTGTACAAGTATCACACACATCATCAGACTCTCGCCCAGTTGATTCATCAGCAATTACAAAGTCTTTTGAAAAAGAGAGATGTTCTAGCAGTGGACAGGATGCAAAACAAACTGAAGTAGGAGTGTATATACACCCAATGCAATCTATCTTTCTAGGCTCTGATCGCAGGTACAACAGATATTGGCTTTTCTTGGGCCCTTGTAATGCATATGACCCTGGACATAGGAGGATTTACTTTGAATCTTCGGAAGATGGTCATTGGGAAGTTATAGACACCGAAGAG GCATTGCGGGCCTTATTGGCAGTTTTGGATGACAGGGGTAAACGTGAAGCTCTTCTTATTGAATCATTAGAGAAGCGGGGAACTTCACTACGTCAAGAAATGTCAAGTAGACATTTACATGATGCAGAAATCAGGCACACACCGTCTTATTCACCTGAAATGGATGCAGTCAGAGAAGATAGCTGTTCTCCAGTTTCTGATGTTGACAACCTCAGCTTGACGGTGGCCATGAATGCATCTTTAACCTCATGCGGTGCTATAGTTCTTCATGCTGGAAAGAAGGGAGCAGAACAAAATCGAATGTGGAGAcgtcttcaagaatttgatgtgTGGATATGGGATTGCTTTTACTTGAACCTTAATGCTGTAAAGCACAACAAGCGTTCTTATCTTGATTCTCTTACCAGATGTGAAAGTTGTCATGATTTGTACTGGAGAGATGAGAAGCACTGTAGGATTTGCCATACCACATTTGAGATTGATTTTGATCTAGAAGAAAGATATGCCATCCATGTGGCTACGTGCAGAGAGAAAGGAGACAATAGTACATTTCCTAAATTCAAAGTCCTCCCATCACAGTTGCAATCATTGAAAGCTGCAGTCCATGCAATTGAG TCATTTATGCCTAAAGATGCTTTAGTTGGTGCTTGGACAAAGTCTGCTCACAGGTTGTGGGTCAAACGGTTACGACGGACATCATCTTTGTCTGAGCTTTTGCAG GTTATTGCTGATTTTGTTGCAGCAATTAATGAGAATTGGTTGAACCAATGCCATATTGAGCAAGGGGGTTGTACTGTTATCGAAGAAATCATAGCATTCTTTCCAACTATGCCCCAAACATCATCTGCACTTGCACTCTGGTTGGTGAAGTTGGATGAGTTTATTGCATCATATTTGAAGAAGATTCATTCTGAAAAGGAACTGGAAAATGGGACCAGATCAG ATAGAAGAGCAGCAAAAGAATAA
- the LOC107912490 gene encoding homeobox-DDT domain protein RLT3 isoform X2, whose product MGKGLMTVWRVVNPEGGDIPTGIDISNRQIVAPSQTSPVVRRQPPQNKRRQPLVSQMKQRSLEKKLQEKKRASIKRREVQSNKNDNQRQPRNEKCELALDGTISNERLDQLAMLVDDEELELRELQAGPNPLTCADHLGTSGLLGCSLCKDLLAKFPPDSVKMKQPFSMQPWDSSPETVKKLFKVFHFLYTYSVTLDTCSFTLDEFAQAFHDKDSLLLGKIHVALLKLLLSDVEVELSGAVLPHFSLSCKFLALLHSVENQEFVVEVWKTSLNPLTWTEILRQVLVAAGFGSKQGLLRREALNKEMSLMVRFGLRPGSLKSELFKILSERGNNGLKVSDLALSLPVTELNLTSTTEELEELICSTLSSDITLFEKISPSAYRLRCSSVAKDSNNCHSDTEDSGSVDDDSDDSSDDSDHDPGNYYQRKFKHNNHHKGRNNMLTVHAEIDESHPGEVWLLGLMEGEYSDLSIEEKLNALVALIDLLSDGSSIRMENPGKAIVEYVPSIPHYGSGAKIKRSSSNRQNFPRPSWVYGGQRNGVQVSHTSSDSRPVDSSAITKSFEKERCSSSGQDAKQTEVGVYIHPMQSIFLGSDRRYNRYWLFLGPCNAYDPGHRRIYFESSEDGHWEVIDTEEALRALLAVLDDRGKREALLIESLEKRGTSLRQEMSSRHLHDAEIRHTPSYSPEMDAVREDSCSPVSDVDNLSLTVAMNASLTSCGAIVLHAGKKGAEQNRMWRRLQEFDVWIWDCFYLNLNAVKHNKRSYLDSLTRCESCHDLYWRDEKHCRICHTTFEIDFDLEERYAIHVATCREKGDNSTFPKFKVLPSQLQSLKAAVHAIESFMPKDALVGAWTKSAHRLWVKRLRRTSSLSELLQVIADFVAAINENWLNQCHIEQGGCTVIEEIIAFFPTMPQTSSALALWLVKLDEFIASYLKKIHSEKELENGTRSDRRAAKE is encoded by the exons ATGGGAAAAGGTTTGATGACAGTTTGGAGGGTTGTGAACCCTGAGGGTGGAGATATTCCGACTGGCATTGATATTTCTAATCGACAAATTGTTGCTCCTTCTCAAACTAGTCCTGTAGTGCGAAGGCAACCGCCTCAGAACAAAAGACGGCAGCCATTAGTATCTCAAATG AAACAGAGAAGTTTGGAAAAGAAGTTACAGGAAAAGAAAAGGGCCTCCATTAAAAGGAGAGAG GTGCAATCTAACAAAAATGACAATCAGAGGCAGCCACGCAATGAAAAATGTGAACTTGCTTTGGATGGAACTATTTCTAATGAACGTCTTGATCAACTTGCAATGTTAGTTGATGATGAAGAATTGGAGTTGAGGGAGTTACAAGCTGGACCAAATCCATTAACATGTGCGGATCATCTTGGTACAAGCGGATTGCTTGGTTGTTCCCTTTGCAAAG ATTTGCTGGCTAAGTTTCCACCAGATTCAGTTAAGATGAAGCAACCATTCAGTATGCAACCCTGGGATTCCTCTCCAGAAACTGTCAAAAAACTGTTTAAG GTTTTCCATTTCTTGTATACCTATTCGGTAACTCTTGACACATGCTCATTTACACTTGATGAGTTTGCTCAAGCATTCCATGATAAG GATTCCTTGTTACTTGGGAAAATTCATGTGGCCCTTCTCAAGCTTCTTTTGTCTGATGTTGAAGTGGAGTTGAGTGGTGCAGTTTTGCCTCATTTTAGCTTGTCTTGCAAGTTCCTTGCTCTACTTCACTCG GTGGAGAACCAAGAATTTGTGGTTGAGGTCTGGAAGACATCCTTGAACCCTCTGACATGGACAGAAATACTGCGCCAAGTTTTAGTTGCAGCTGGCTTTGGTTCGAAACAAGGTCTATTACGCAGGGAAGCCCTTAATAAG GAAATGAGCCTCATGGTGAGATTTGGCCTGCGCCCCGGCAGTTTAAAGAGCGAGCTGTTTAAAATTTTGTCAGAAAGAGGAAATAATGGGCTAAAAGTTTCAGACTTGGCGCTGTCTTTGCCG GTTACTGAATTGAATCTCACTAGCACGACTGAGGAACTCGAAGAATTAATATGTTCAACTCTTTCAAGTGATATTACTTTATTTGAAAAGATATCACCATCTGCATATCGTCTGCGCTGTAGTTCTGTTGCAAAGGACAGCAACAATTGTCATTCTGATACTGAGGATTCTGGAAGTGTTGATGATGACTCTGATGACAGCAGTGATGATTCTGACCATGACCCAGGAAATTACTATCAAAggaaattcaaacataataaccACCATAAAGGTAGAAATAACATGCTGACTGTCCACGCTGAAATTGATGAAAGCCATCCAGGAGAGGTGTGGTTGCTAGGACTTATGGAAGGTGAATATTCTGATTTGAGCATTGAAGAGAAGTTGAATGCATTAGTGGCTTTGATTGATCTTCTTAGCGATGGTTCCAGTATCAGAATGGAG AATCCTGGTAAAGCCATTGTTGAGTATGTTCCCAGCATCCCTCACTATGGTTCTGGAGCCAAAATTAAGAGGTCATCATCAAACCGACAGAACTTTCCTAGGCCATCTTGGGTCTATGGTGGACAAAGGAATGGTGTACAAGTATCACACACATCATCAGACTCTCGCCCAGTTGATTCATCAGCAATTACAAAGTCTTTTGAAAAAGAGAGATGTTCTAGCAGTGGACAGGATGCAAAACAAACTGAAGTAGGAGTGTATATACACCCAATGCAATCTATCTTTCTAGGCTCTGATCGCAGGTACAACAGATATTGGCTTTTCTTGGGCCCTTGTAATGCATATGACCCTGGACATAGGAGGATTTACTTTGAATCTTCGGAAGATGGTCATTGGGAAGTTATAGACACCGAAGAG GCATTGCGGGCCTTATTGGCAGTTTTGGATGACAGGGGTAAACGTGAAGCTCTTCTTATTGAATCATTAGAGAAGCGGGGAACTTCACTACGTCAAGAAATGTCAAGTAGACATTTACATGATGCAGAAATCAGGCACACACCGTCTTATTCACCTGAAATGGATGCAGTCAGAGAAGATAGCTGTTCTCCAGTTTCTGATGTTGACAACCTCAGCTTGACGGTGGCCATGAATGCATCTTTAACCTCATGCGGTGCTATAGTTCTTCATGCTGGAAAGAAGGGAGCAGAACAAAATCGAATGTGGAGAcgtcttcaagaatttgatgtgTGGATATGGGATTGCTTTTACTTGAACCTTAATGCTGTAAAGCACAACAAGCGTTCTTATCTTGATTCTCTTACCAGATGTGAAAGTTGTCATGATTTGTACTGGAGAGATGAGAAGCACTGTAGGATTTGCCATACCACATTTGAGATTGATTTTGATCTAGAAGAAAGATATGCCATCCATGTGGCTACGTGCAGAGAGAAAGGAGACAATAGTACATTTCCTAAATTCAAAGTCCTCCCATCACAGTTGCAATCATTGAAAGCTGCAGTCCATGCAATTGAG TCATTTATGCCTAAAGATGCTTTAGTTGGTGCTTGGACAAAGTCTGCTCACAGGTTGTGGGTCAAACGGTTACGACGGACATCATCTTTGTCTGAGCTTTTGCAG GTTATTGCTGATTTTGTTGCAGCAATTAATGAGAATTGGTTGAACCAATGCCATATTGAGCAAGGGGGTTGTACTGTTATCGAAGAAATCATAGCATTCTTTCCAACTATGCCCCAAACATCATCTGCACTTGCACTCTGGTTGGTGAAGTTGGATGAGTTTATTGCATCATATTTGAAGAAGATTCATTCTGAAAAGGAACTGGAAAATGGGACCAGATCAG ATAGAAGAGCAGCAAAAGAATAA
- the LOC107912491 gene encoding glyoxylate/succinic semialdehyde reductase 1, producing the protein MEVGFLGLGIMGKAMSMNLLKNGFKVTVWNRTLSKCDEVVAHGASVGETPAEVVKKCNITIAILSDPAAALSVVFDKDGVLDQICSGKGYIDMSTVDPETSCKISEAIALKGGHFLEAPVSGSKQPAETGQLVILAAGDKALYEEAVPAFDVLGKKSFFLGPVGNGAKMKLVVNMIMGSVMNAFSEGLTLAKRSGLNPHSLLDVLDLGGIANPMFRGKGPEMVKDNYSPAFPLKHQQKDMRLALALGDQNAVSMPVAAAANEAFKKARSMGLGDLDFSAVYETVKLLKHSS; encoded by the exons atggaggttggatttttgggactgGGAATAATGGGAAAAGCTATGTCCATGAATTTGCTGAAGAATGGATTCAAAGTCACTGTTTGGAACAGAACTCTTTCTAAG TGTGATGAAGTGGTGGCTCATGGTGCCTCAGTTGGAGAAACCCCTGCAGAAGTAGTAAAGAAATGCAACATCACCATTGCCATTTTGTCTGACCCTGCTGCTGCTCTTTCG GTTGTATTTGACAAAGATGGAGTTCTAGACCAAATTTGTAGTGGGAAAGGTTATATTGACATGTCAACTGTTGATCCCGAGACTTCTTGCAAAATCAGTGAG GCAATTGCATTAAAAGGCGGCCACTTCCTTGAGGCACCTGTTTCTGGTAGCAAACAGCCCGCAGAAACTGGTCAACTTGTGATTCTTGCAGCTGGAGATAAG GCATTGTATGAAGAAGCTGTTCCAGCTTTTGATGTATTAGGAAAGAAATCTTTCTTCTTGGGACCAGTTGGTAATGGAGCCAAAATGAAACTTGTTGTCAACATGATAATGGGCAG TGTGATGAATGCATTTTCGGAAGGACTTACACTGGCCAAAAGAAGCGGATTGAATCCACATAGCCTTCTTGACGTGTTG GACTTGGGTGGGATTGCCAACCCAATGTTTAGAGGAAAGGGACCAGAAATGGTTAAAGACAATTATTCCCCTGCATTTCCTTTGAAACATCAGCAGAAAGATATGAGGTTGGCTCTTGCCCTTGGGGATCAAAATGCAGTATCAATGCCAGTAGCTGCTGCAGCTAATGAG GCTTTCAAGAAGGCCAGAAGCATGGGATTGGGAGACCTTGACTTTTCAGCTGTTTACGAGACCGTGAAGCTTCTTAAACATTCATCTTGA
- the LOC107912488 gene encoding uncharacterized protein, translating into MAMLGASPIRFSSFPPSSSYLTSTFKPTSSSTLSFVVVGKSIIYRRCVACSAVQESSTPTATAETKGTTPPSAGVAGGEEEVKAAPKAAAAKPKPAAKAPAKSLPELMSEDVIPSLKTILQAQDDISEIELTFQDNKLEGSFLKEGCPYSFWAFFPDGGLTGPKGFSLSSYGSGASTVEPFLVDEKKITARHVVFWVEKRLAAQGIIPVWKE; encoded by the exons ATGGCTATGCTGGGAGCAAGTCCAATTAGGTTCTCAAGCTTTCCACCGTCTTCTTCATATCTCACTTCCACCTTCAAACCCACCTCCTCTTCCACACTATCATTT GTTGTGGTGGGGAAATCAATTATCTATCGTCGATGTGTCGCCTGCTCCGCTGTTCAGGAATCTTCTACTCCTACAG CCACTGCTGAAACCAAGGGAACCACTCCACCATCAGCCGGCGTTGCTGGTGGTGAGGAGGAAGTGAAGGCAGCCCCAAAAGCAGCTGCAGCAAAGCCTAAACCTGCTGCAAAGGCTCCTGCCAAATCTTTGCCGGAGTTGATGTCGGAGGATGTCATCCCTTCATTGAAAACAATACTTCAAGCTCAAGATGATATATCTGAAATTGAACTCACTTTCCAAGACAACAAG TTGGAAGGTTCATTCCTGAAGGAGGGCTGTCCCTACTCTTTCTGGGCCTTCTTCCCTGATGGAGGCCTAACAG GTCCCAAAGGTTTTTCATTGTCTTCATATGGCTCAGGAGCAAGCACTGTGGAGCCTTTCCTCGTTGATGAGAAGAAAATTACTGCAAGGCATGTAGTTTTCTGGGTCGAAAAGCGTTTGGCCGCCCAAGGAATTATTCCTGTCTGGAAAGAATGA